In Eleginops maclovinus isolate JMC-PN-2008 ecotype Puerto Natales chromosome 10, JC_Emac_rtc_rv5, whole genome shotgun sequence, the following proteins share a genomic window:
- the LOC134871211 gene encoding integrin alpha-M-like isoform X1, with the protein MDWIVLTTILLSVLKDALCFNIDPVAWKTLTYSYEGFGYQVVQRPSDLLVSAPLQQYSPTKRGQIFKCSAETELCSALKVSVPEIAVNMSLGLTMSNDPSTQNTLACGPTIPRDCKSITLYSGMCMQIDRSDQITGPVPSTEKECRSADIAFLLDGSGSVSRSDFHLMKTFVKNVVRSLLPLDTRFAIAQFSAEPQVHYYFNDFLSGESWESKVDRITQLRGSTFTAKAIKFVVNNVFTRTEGSRPNVKKVLIVITDGASNDRNFLPSSAAFAERHSIVRFAIGVGSAFHDSGAKNELETISSSPTENVFRVENFDALEKIRETLQAKLFAIEGSQTGGESLKMEMAQEGFSAVYVPGGFQIGMVGANVWKGGYLQYLSTNQETFSFQADIEEDSYVGYSMAVAKTTTGTLTIIGAPRYKHRGVVRVVVNNWNYKKIDPFPWQFQIGEYFGAVVCAMDMNQDSYSDLILISAPMYIDSDRVGRVYVCTVSRLDVECHLDSPSVLRGDASQRGRFGSSLAVLPDLNTDGFSDLAVGAPLENDGQGSIYIFHGEGGIRISSSYTQRIAGSEVKKGLKFFGMSISQSSFDQSRDSLPDLAVGSKGSVVLLRSKPIVMVEAKVSFSPNQIPTQNSDCSKPLEVTAKICFIMINLSLVEKAGANINFVLTLDATRKVPNNRAYISGKQREASRDITLDLTRQICTDIKFFVESCPEDSLNVLDNELKFTFEGKPSAQKLSPSLALQAQTTRFHRLGFEIDCGTDNVCIDTMKLDLNFNNSTEVKVGIDELVEVTVSVENSGENAYNSHVFLTYPAGLSFRKFKILQGRIECNSLDSEDGLTRGKTDCTIDKPILKSNAKVLFIVSYGFETNSHLERRIFISANATSGNTQHSSSSELYQRKEIDVKYSIFATIESLLRYSNFSHGKNDLKTPLNQFIVVTNDIRALNLTVVIKVPVKLGDKDIWVDPGSLQIPACQRHHVEKPSVTDFVAKIQKNKLVDCSVAHCRVFKCSQFMGRLESRKYYISANLSSAWIEQIGLQSAKFLLTSTAMLEYDRDQYIFFTSGFNNNPPVHKIVAEVELYAEPDFTKEIVGGSLGGLALLALITAGLYKAGFFKSKYKEMMNEGAEDPGAGEGAPE; encoded by the exons ATGGACTGGATTGTTTTGACAACAATACTTTTGTCAG TGTTAAAAGATGCACTTTGTTTCAATATCGATCCTGTGGCTTGGAAGACCCTGACGTACTCTTACGAAGGTTTTGGATACCAGGTGGTGCAGAGGCCATCAGA CCTACTGGTGAGTGCTCCTCTTCAACAATATTCGCCCACAAAAAGGGGGCAAATATTTAAATGCTCCGCCGAAACTGAATTATGCAGTGCCCTAAAAGTTTCAG TGCCAGAAattgcagtcaacatgtcccTTGGTTTGACAATGTCCAATGATCCATCCACACAAAACACTTTG GCATGTGGACCAACCATCCCCAGAGACTGCAAAAGCATCACCTTGTACAGCGGTATGTGCATGCAGATAGACCGATCTGATCAAATTACAGGTCCTGTACCTTCTACTGAGAAAG AGTGCCGATCAGCAGATATAGCATTTCTGTTGGATGGTTCAGGCAGCGTCAGTAGATCGGACTTCCATTTAATGAAGacttttgtgaaaaatgttgtcCGCTCACTCCTGCCACTTGACACAAGG TTTGCTATAGCCCAGTTCTCCGCAGAACCTCAAGTCCATTACTACTTCAATGATTTCTTATCTGGAGAATCATGGGAATCTAAAGTTGACAGAATTACACAACTCAGAGGTTCAACTTTCACAGCTAAAGCCATCAAGTTTGTGGT CAATAATGTTTTTACAAGAACAGAAGGTTCCAGACCCAATGTGAAAAAGGTCTTGATAGTCATCACCGATGGAGCATCAAACGACCGGAATTTTCTCCCATCTTCAGCAGCATTTGCCGAGAGACACAGTATTGTTCGATTTGCTATTGGA GTGGGGTCCGCATTTCACGATAGTGGCGCAAAAAATGAACTGGAAACCATTTCATCTTCTcccactgaaaatgtttttcgAGTGGAGAACTTTGACGCACTTGAAAAAATAAGGGAGACGCTGCAGGCCAAACTCTTTGCTATTGAAG GATCGCAAACAGGTGGAGAGTCATTGAAAATGGAAATGGCTCAAGAGGGATTCAGTGCAGTTTATGTTCCTGGG GGGTTTCAGATCGGTATGGTTGGGGCTAATGTGTGGAAGGGAGGCTACCTGCAATACTTGAGCACAAACCAGgagacattttcatttcaggcCGATATAGAGGAAGACAGTTACGTGg GGTACTCCATGGCTGTTGCTAAAACGACAACAGGCACATTGACAATTATTGGTGCTCCAAGATATAAACACAGAGGAGTTGTGAGGGTTGTTGTCAACAACTGGAACTACAAAAAGATTGACCCCTTTCCATGGCAG TTTCAGATTGGTGAATATTTTGGGGCCGTTGTTTGTGCGATGGACATGAATCAAGACAGCTACTCTGACCTTATCCTCATCTCCGCCCCAATGTACATTGACTCTGATAGAGTGGGAAGGGTTTACGTGTGCACCGTATCTCGTTTG GATGTTGAGTGTCACTTAGATTCTCCATCAGTACTGAGAGGGGATGCATCTCAAAGAGGAAGGTTTGGGTCTTCCCTAGCTGTACTGCCAGATCTGAACACAGATGGTTTTAGTGATTTGGCGGTTGGAGCGCCTTTGGAGAACGACGGTCAAGGCAGCATCTACATTTTCCACGGCGAAGGTGGAATAAGGATTAGCTCTTCCTACACACAG AGAATCGCTGGCTCTGAAGTCAAGAAAGGACTCAAGTTCTTCGGCATGTCGATCAGTCAGTCGTCTTTTGACCAAAGTAGGGACAGTCTGCCTGATTTAGCGGTGGGTTCAAAGGGCAGTGTTGTCCTACTTAG ATCAAAACCTATAGTCATGGTTGAAGCTAAAGTGTCGTTCAGCCCAAACCAAATCCCTACTCAAAACTCCGACTGCTCAAAACCTTTGGAAGTCACAGCTAAAATCTGCTTCATCATGATAAATCTCTCTTTAGTAGAAAAAG CTGGTGCAAATATTAATTTTGTTTTAACACTGGATGCCACACGCAAAGTCCCAAACAACCGAGCTTACATTAGCGGGAAACAACGAGAGGCTTCTAGAGATATTACTCTCGACTTGACTCGGCAGATTTGCACGGACATTAAATTCTTCGTTGAA TCTTGCCCAGAAGATTCTCTCAATGTGCTGGACAATGAACTCAAATTTACCTTTGAAGGAAAGCCTTCTGCCCAAAAGCTCAGTCCGAGTCTCGCCCTGCAGGCTCAGACGACAAGGTTTCATCGC TTAGGGTTCGAGATCGACTGCGGCACGGACAATGTGTGTATAGATACAATGAAATTGGACTTGAACTTTAACAA CTCAACTGAGGTCAAAGTTGGCATCGATGAACTTGTAGAAGTCACTGTCTCCGTGGAGAACAGCGGGGAAAACGCCTATAACAGCCACGTCTTTCTCACATACCCAGCTGGACTCTCCTTTAGGAAGTTTAAGATTCTGCAG GGAAGAATTGAGTGCAACTCCTTGGACAGTGAAGACGGTTTAACACGAGGAAAAACAGACTGCACAATTGACAAGCCTATTTTGAAGAGCAACGCTAAG GTCCTATTCATCGTCTCCTATGGGTTCGAGACCAATAGTCATCTTGAAAGGAGGATTTTTATCTCTGCAAATGCTACCAG TGGGAATACGCAGCACTCCAGCTCAAGTGAACTCTACCAAAGAAAAGAGATCGATGTGAAGTACAGCATTTTTGCTACAATTGAAAG TTTACTCCGCTACAGCAACTTCTCTCATGGAAAGAATGATTTGAAGACACCGTTGAATCAATTCATTGTg GTTACAAATGATATCAGAGCGCTGAATCTCACTGTGGTGATCAAGGTGCCGGTGAAGCTCGGAGATAAAGACATCTGGGTGGATCCAGGCAGTTTGCAG ATTCCAGCCTGCCAAAGACACCACGTTGAAAAACCCTCTGTCACCGATTTTGTTGCCAAGATACAGAAAAACAAGTTGGTG GACTGCTCGGTGGCTCACTGCAGAGTGTTCAAGTGCAGTCAGTTCATGGGAAGACTGGAGAGCAGAAAGTACTACATTTCTGCAAACCTTAGTTCGGCATGGATAGAGCAG ATTGGACTTCAATCTGCCAAATTCCTCTTGACCAGTACAGCCATGCTGGAGTACGACAGAGACCAGTACATATTCTTTACGTCGGGGTTTAATAACAACCCTCCTGTTCACAAG ATTGTGGCAGAGGTAGAATTGTATGCAGAACCAGACTTCACCAAAGAGATCGTGGGAGGATCCCTGGGAGGCTTGGCTCTACTGGCTTTAATCACAGCTGGCCTGTATAAG GCTGGATTTTTCAAGAGCAAATACAAGGAAATGATGAACGAGGGTGCAGAAGATCCTGGTGCTGGAGAAGGCGCACCAGAATAA
- the LOC134871211 gene encoding integrin alpha-X-like isoform X2: protein MCMQIDRSDQITGPVPSTEKECRSADIAFLLDGSGSVSRSDFHLMKTFVKNVVRSLLPLDTRFAIAQFSAEPQVHYYFNDFLSGESWESKVDRITQLRGSTFTAKAIKFVVNNVFTRTEGSRPNVKKVLIVITDGASNDRNFLPSSAAFAERHSIVRFAIGVGSAFHDSGAKNELETISSSPTENVFRVENFDALEKIRETLQAKLFAIEGSQTGGESLKMEMAQEGFSAVYVPGGFQIGMVGANVWKGGYLQYLSTNQETFSFQADIEEDSYVGYSMAVAKTTTGTLTIIGAPRYKHRGVVRVVVNNWNYKKIDPFPWQFQIGEYFGAVVCAMDMNQDSYSDLILISAPMYIDSDRVGRVYVCTVSRLDVECHLDSPSVLRGDASQRGRFGSSLAVLPDLNTDGFSDLAVGAPLENDGQGSIYIFHGEGGIRISSSYTQRIAGSEVKKGLKFFGMSISQSSFDQSRDSLPDLAVGSKGSVVLLRSKPIVMVEAKVSFSPNQIPTQNSDCSKPLEVTAKICFIMINLSLVEKAGANINFVLTLDATRKVPNNRAYISGKQREASRDITLDLTRQICTDIKFFVESCPEDSLNVLDNELKFTFEGKPSAQKLSPSLALQAQTTRFHRLGFEIDCGTDNVCIDTMKLDLNFNNSTEVKVGIDELVEVTVSVENSGENAYNSHVFLTYPAGLSFRKFKILQGRIECNSLDSEDGLTRGKTDCTIDKPILKSNAKVLFIVSYGFETNSHLERRIFISANATSGNTQHSSSSELYQRKEIDVKYSIFATIESLLRYSNFSHGKNDLKTPLNQFIVVTNDIRALNLTVVIKVPVKLGDKDIWVDPGSLQIPACQRHHVEKPSVTDFVAKIQKNKLVDCSVAHCRVFKCSQFMGRLESRKYYISANLSSAWIEQIGLQSAKFLLTSTAMLEYDRDQYIFFTSGFNNNPPVHKIVAEVELYAEPDFTKEIVGGSLGGLALLALITAGLYKAGFFKSKYKEMMNEGAEDPGAGEGAPE from the exons ATGTGCATGCAGATAGACCGATCTGATCAAATTACAGGTCCTGTACCTTCTACTGAGAAAG AGTGCCGATCAGCAGATATAGCATTTCTGTTGGATGGTTCAGGCAGCGTCAGTAGATCGGACTTCCATTTAATGAAGacttttgtgaaaaatgttgtcCGCTCACTCCTGCCACTTGACACAAGG TTTGCTATAGCCCAGTTCTCCGCAGAACCTCAAGTCCATTACTACTTCAATGATTTCTTATCTGGAGAATCATGGGAATCTAAAGTTGACAGAATTACACAACTCAGAGGTTCAACTTTCACAGCTAAAGCCATCAAGTTTGTGGT CAATAATGTTTTTACAAGAACAGAAGGTTCCAGACCCAATGTGAAAAAGGTCTTGATAGTCATCACCGATGGAGCATCAAACGACCGGAATTTTCTCCCATCTTCAGCAGCATTTGCCGAGAGACACAGTATTGTTCGATTTGCTATTGGA GTGGGGTCCGCATTTCACGATAGTGGCGCAAAAAATGAACTGGAAACCATTTCATCTTCTcccactgaaaatgtttttcgAGTGGAGAACTTTGACGCACTTGAAAAAATAAGGGAGACGCTGCAGGCCAAACTCTTTGCTATTGAAG GATCGCAAACAGGTGGAGAGTCATTGAAAATGGAAATGGCTCAAGAGGGATTCAGTGCAGTTTATGTTCCTGGG GGGTTTCAGATCGGTATGGTTGGGGCTAATGTGTGGAAGGGAGGCTACCTGCAATACTTGAGCACAAACCAGgagacattttcatttcaggcCGATATAGAGGAAGACAGTTACGTGg GGTACTCCATGGCTGTTGCTAAAACGACAACAGGCACATTGACAATTATTGGTGCTCCAAGATATAAACACAGAGGAGTTGTGAGGGTTGTTGTCAACAACTGGAACTACAAAAAGATTGACCCCTTTCCATGGCAG TTTCAGATTGGTGAATATTTTGGGGCCGTTGTTTGTGCGATGGACATGAATCAAGACAGCTACTCTGACCTTATCCTCATCTCCGCCCCAATGTACATTGACTCTGATAGAGTGGGAAGGGTTTACGTGTGCACCGTATCTCGTTTG GATGTTGAGTGTCACTTAGATTCTCCATCAGTACTGAGAGGGGATGCATCTCAAAGAGGAAGGTTTGGGTCTTCCCTAGCTGTACTGCCAGATCTGAACACAGATGGTTTTAGTGATTTGGCGGTTGGAGCGCCTTTGGAGAACGACGGTCAAGGCAGCATCTACATTTTCCACGGCGAAGGTGGAATAAGGATTAGCTCTTCCTACACACAG AGAATCGCTGGCTCTGAAGTCAAGAAAGGACTCAAGTTCTTCGGCATGTCGATCAGTCAGTCGTCTTTTGACCAAAGTAGGGACAGTCTGCCTGATTTAGCGGTGGGTTCAAAGGGCAGTGTTGTCCTACTTAG ATCAAAACCTATAGTCATGGTTGAAGCTAAAGTGTCGTTCAGCCCAAACCAAATCCCTACTCAAAACTCCGACTGCTCAAAACCTTTGGAAGTCACAGCTAAAATCTGCTTCATCATGATAAATCTCTCTTTAGTAGAAAAAG CTGGTGCAAATATTAATTTTGTTTTAACACTGGATGCCACACGCAAAGTCCCAAACAACCGAGCTTACATTAGCGGGAAACAACGAGAGGCTTCTAGAGATATTACTCTCGACTTGACTCGGCAGATTTGCACGGACATTAAATTCTTCGTTGAA TCTTGCCCAGAAGATTCTCTCAATGTGCTGGACAATGAACTCAAATTTACCTTTGAAGGAAAGCCTTCTGCCCAAAAGCTCAGTCCGAGTCTCGCCCTGCAGGCTCAGACGACAAGGTTTCATCGC TTAGGGTTCGAGATCGACTGCGGCACGGACAATGTGTGTATAGATACAATGAAATTGGACTTGAACTTTAACAA CTCAACTGAGGTCAAAGTTGGCATCGATGAACTTGTAGAAGTCACTGTCTCCGTGGAGAACAGCGGGGAAAACGCCTATAACAGCCACGTCTTTCTCACATACCCAGCTGGACTCTCCTTTAGGAAGTTTAAGATTCTGCAG GGAAGAATTGAGTGCAACTCCTTGGACAGTGAAGACGGTTTAACACGAGGAAAAACAGACTGCACAATTGACAAGCCTATTTTGAAGAGCAACGCTAAG GTCCTATTCATCGTCTCCTATGGGTTCGAGACCAATAGTCATCTTGAAAGGAGGATTTTTATCTCTGCAAATGCTACCAG TGGGAATACGCAGCACTCCAGCTCAAGTGAACTCTACCAAAGAAAAGAGATCGATGTGAAGTACAGCATTTTTGCTACAATTGAAAG TTTACTCCGCTACAGCAACTTCTCTCATGGAAAGAATGATTTGAAGACACCGTTGAATCAATTCATTGTg GTTACAAATGATATCAGAGCGCTGAATCTCACTGTGGTGATCAAGGTGCCGGTGAAGCTCGGAGATAAAGACATCTGGGTGGATCCAGGCAGTTTGCAG ATTCCAGCCTGCCAAAGACACCACGTTGAAAAACCCTCTGTCACCGATTTTGTTGCCAAGATACAGAAAAACAAGTTGGTG GACTGCTCGGTGGCTCACTGCAGAGTGTTCAAGTGCAGTCAGTTCATGGGAAGACTGGAGAGCAGAAAGTACTACATTTCTGCAAACCTTAGTTCGGCATGGATAGAGCAG ATTGGACTTCAATCTGCCAAATTCCTCTTGACCAGTACAGCCATGCTGGAGTACGACAGAGACCAGTACATATTCTTTACGTCGGGGTTTAATAACAACCCTCCTGTTCACAAG ATTGTGGCAGAGGTAGAATTGTATGCAGAACCAGACTTCACCAAAGAGATCGTGGGAGGATCCCTGGGAGGCTTGGCTCTACTGGCTTTAATCACAGCTGGCCTGTATAAG GCTGGATTTTTCAAGAGCAAATACAAGGAAATGATGAACGAGGGTGCAGAAGATCCTGGTGCTGGAGAAGGCGCACCAGAATAA
- the zgc:123217 gene encoding tryptase, with product MAAWTVWTLLLCAVLTGQGSKSQDCGVAPLNTRVVGGVNATAGSWPWQVSMHSTSSRTHFCGGTLVSNQWILTAAHCIISNILSSYTLYLGRETQSGPNVHEVSSTVSKIIVHPDYNNKRFNNDIALIELSNPVTFNDYIRPVCLASNSSQFHNSTSCWATGWGQIGKDEALPTKYSLQEVQIPVIGGNQCSCIYRKQINITNEMICAGQENKGICQGDSGGPLQCKQSSVWIQSGITSFGIPCATAGYPEVYARVSQFEAWIIDNVAGAKVNFVTFKSSGTDQDNSFVCRSSNTTTNSTAATVFPELTFVVIAVTLFLQHTVAQ from the exons ATGGCAGCCTGGACGGTGTGGACCCTCTTGCTGTGTGCAGTCCTCACTGGACAAG GGTCAAAGTCGCAGG ATTGTGGAGTAGCACCCCTGAACACAAGGGTAGTTGGTGGTGTAAATGCCACAGCCGGGTCATGGCCCTGGCAGGTCAGCATGCACAGCACTTCATCGCGAACACACTTCTGTGGAGGGACCCTAGTCAGTAACCAGTGGATCCTCACAGCAGCCCACTGCATTATAAG caaCATACTTAGTTCATATACTCTCTACCTTGGAAGAGAGACTCAGTCCGGCCCTAACGTTCATGAGGTGAGCAGCACTGTGTCCAAGATCATTGTCCATCCGGACTACAATAACAAAAGGTTTAACAACGACATCGCCCTGATAGAACTCAGCAACCCTGTCACTTTCAATGACTACATCAGACCCGTGTGCCTGGCAAGTAACTCCAGCCAGTTTCACAACTCCACCTCCTGCTGGGCCACTGGTTGGGGCCAAATAGGAAAGGATG aGGCCTTACCGACTAAATACTCGCTGCAAGAGGTTCAGATTCCTGTCATTGGAGGAAATCAGTGCAGTTGCATCTACCGCAAACAAATTAACATCACTAATGAAATGATTTGTGCGGGACAAGAGAACAAAGGAATATGTCAG GGGGACTCCGGTGGTCCTTTGCAATGCAAACAATCCTCAGTGTGGATCCAGTCTGGCATTACAAGTTTTGGAATACCGTGTGCCACAGCTGGTTACCCTGAAGTCTACGCCCGAGTGTCTCAGTTCGAGGCTTGGATCATAGATAATGTGGCGGGGGCAAAGGTAAACTTTGTGACTTTCAAATCCAGCGGCACCGACCAAGACAACAGCTTTGTGTGTCGCAGCTCAAATACAACCACAAATTCCACAGCAGCAACTGTTTTTCCTGAGCTTACATTTGTTGTCATTGCTGTGACATTGTTCCTGCAGCACACTGTAGCTCAATAG
- the aldoab gene encoding aldolase a, fructose-bisphosphate, b, whose protein sequence is MPHAYPFLTPEQKKELSDIAHKIVATGKGILAADESTGSVAKRFQSINAENTEENRRLYRQLLFTADERIKPCIGGVILFHETMYQKTDDGKVFTQYLKERDMVVGIKVDKGVVPLAGTNGETTTQGLDGLYERCAQYKKDGADFAKWRCVLKITPSTPSRLAIVENANVLARYASICQMHGIVPIIEPEILPDGDHDLKRCQYVTEKVLAAVYKALSDHHVYLEGTLLKPNMVTAGHSCSHKYTNQEIAMSTVTALRRTVPPAVPGITFLSGGQSEEEASVNLNAMNQCPLHRPWALTFSYGRALQASALKAWCGKKENGKACQEEFIKRALANNLACQGKYAASGASAAGGDSLFVANHAY, encoded by the exons ATGCCTCACGCATACCCCTTCCTCACTCCTGAGCAGAAGAAGGAGCTCAGTGACATTGCTCACAAGATCGTCGCTACCGGCAAGGGTATCCTCGCCGCAGACGAGTCTACCg GAAGCGTGGCCAAGCGCTTCCAGAGCATCAATGCTGAGAACACCGAGGAGAACAGGAGGCTGTACCGCCAGCTCCTCTTCACCGCCGATGAACGCATCAAGCCTTGCATTGGAGGCGTCATCCTCTTCCACGAGACCATGTATCAGAAGACCGACGACGGCAAGGTCTTCACCCAGTATCtcaaagagagagacatggtGGTTGGCATCAAGGTCGACAAAGGCGTTGTCCCCCTGGCCGGAACCAACGGCGAGACAACCACCCAGG GTCTTGATGGACTGTACGAGCGCTGCGCCCAGTACAAGAAGGATGGTGCTGACTTTGCCAAGTGGCGCTGTGTGCTGAAGATCACCCCCTCCACTCCCTCCAGACTGGCCATCGTTGAGAATGCCAATGTCCTGGCCCGTTATGCCAGCATCTGCCAGATG CACGGCATCGTCCCCATCATCGAGCCTGAGATCCTCCCCGATGGTGACCATGACCTGAAGCGCTGCCAGTACGTCACTGAGAAGGTCCTGGCTGCCGTCTACAAGGCCCTGTCTGACCACCACGTCTACCTGGAGGGTACACTGCTCAAGCCCAACATGGTTACCGCCGGACACTCCTGCTCACACAAATACACCAACCAGGAGATCGCCATGTCCACTGTTACTGCCCTGCGTCGCACTGTGCCCCCCGCAGTCCCGG GCATTACCTTCCTGTCTGGTGGCCAGAGTGAGGAGGAGGCCTCTGTCAATCTGAACGCCATGAACCAGTGCCCTCTGCACAGGCCCTGGGCCCTGACCTTCTCTTACGGCCGTGCCCTGCAGGCCTCTGCCCTCAAGGCTTGGTGCGGCAAGAAGGAGAATGGAAAGGCATGCCAGGAAGAGTTCATCAAGAGAGCTCTG GCTAACAACCTGGCCTGCCAGGGTAAATATGCTGCCTCTGGAGCCAGTGCTGCCGGCGGAGACTCCCTGTTTGTGGCCAACCACGCTTATTAA